The genomic DNA GGTGACCTCGGCGCCGCGCTGGGCCATCACGCGCGCCACGGCGTAGCCCTGCTTGCCGGAACTGCGGTTGCCGATGAAGCGGACCGGATCGATGGCCTCGCGGGTGCCGCCGGCGGTGACGACGACCTTGACCCCGGCCAGATCGCGGGGCAGCGCGTCGCCGCGCTCCAGGAGCAGCTGGGCGAACGTGGTGATCTCTTCGGCCTCGGGCAGCCGTCCGGCACCGCTGTCGGCGCCGGTGAGGCGCCCGGAGGCCGGGTCCAGCACGACGACACCCCGACGCCGCAATGTCGCGACGTTGTCGACGGTGGCCGGGTGCATCCACATCTCGGTGTGCATCGCCGGGGCGAACAGCACCGGACAGCGCGCGGTGAGCAGCGTGGCGGTCAACAGATCGTCGCCGCGCCCCGCCACCGCCCGTGCCATCAGGTCGGCGGTGGCCGGTGCGACCACGACCAGGTCGGCCTGCTGGCCGAACCGGACGTGGGGCACCTCGGAGACGTCCTCGAACACGCCCGTGTGGACGGGATTGCCGGACAGTGCTTCAAAAGTGGCGGCGCCGACGAACTTGAGCGCCGACTCGGTCGGCACCACGCGGACCGAATGCCCGGCCTCGCTCAGTTGACGAACCAGGGTGCACGCCTTGTAGG from Mycolicibacterium phocaicum includes the following:
- the coaBC gene encoding bifunctional phosphopantothenoylcysteine decarboxylase/phosphopantothenate--cysteine ligase CoaBC, with the protein product MADRKRIVVGVAGGIAAYKACTLVRQLSEAGHSVRVVPTESALKFVGAATFEALSGNPVHTGVFEDVSEVPHVRFGQQADLVVVAPATADLMARAVAGRGDDLLTATLLTARCPVLFAPAMHTEMWMHPATVDNVATLRRRGVVVLDPASGRLTGADSGAGRLPEAEEITTFAQLLLERGDALPRDLAGVKVVVTAGGTREAIDPVRFIGNRSSGKQGYAVARVMAQRGAEVTLIAGNTVGLADPAGVDVVHISSAAQLRDAVFKYVSDAHVLVMAAAVADFRPTEVATTKIKKTHGPGEADGAPVIELTRTDDILAGAVRARTDGQLPALRAIVGFAAETGDANGDVLFHARAKLQRKGCDLLVVNAVGNGKAFEVDVNDGWLLAADGTESALEHGSKTLMASRIADATAAFLRGKDE